Proteins co-encoded in one Astyanax mexicanus isolate ESR-SI-001 chromosome 1, AstMex3_surface, whole genome shotgun sequence genomic window:
- the hivep2a gene encoding transcription factor HIVEP2a, translated as MEPRGTDASHKCSKEPRDKNTLQRKWVSEPSNGTQRSTYAESESKRHLDHESFQSGASGTGIASAGKLHLNAVSQSSQESRFFPRSYSYQSYPQQPMQKPILTGTKPQTGLEAHAWPFSGQLQSLPPDDIFPAHSRSHGVFPRQKSPSLPSAFGQYSQSSSEQQEEGHKKEQKPKKPGKYICQYCGRACAKPSVLKKHIRSHTGERPYPCGPCGFSFKTKSNLYKHRKSHAHAIKAGLVPFSELAIRTDIDQASSVGEAEVHSDGEQSTDTDEETAEIAMYPEKSSPVPQISFESDKSTIEKGGEPAYADPAEELAMAPMKVPILIVPKQGLPSTAIECIPFTEIKGSHIGGQMIRGDESHTIKQRLALRLTEKKGQDSEQSLNLLSPHSKGSTDSGYFSRSESTEQQISPPNTNAKSYEEIMFGRTWYYRPRQPSTVGMASPASQDPHNKNCAMMELEMGKIWERGSAESQLAAGCDPKQYPGAPCQSNAGLLEAPSESGPLIRSNSMPTPSPTNLNVPPGLRVSHSFDEMMSPDDVFYPAGLRRLRRQAAFEHGESENYGKILGPVSAMKVVERGLVMSEFKGSGSELACPYSSYGTKVGMPEMTTRKRRKEKSVGDEEDCAVQYDDAQSGPTETADFDLKQASQDSSRATPTDKRSMFGGYSPSESFDKGAGVCPEGVAIGQDPDRKAAGNVISVIQHTNSLSRPSSFEKSESVELQNYHPEKLIGQLSEQSDTENIEDVQSPESLVRSESMEHQQQGDSEMASVAPNQQYHMPHKLVRQPNIQVPEIRVTEEPDKPEKEPDAPAKEPEKHVEEFQWPQRSETLSQLPAEKLPPKKKRLRLADLEHSSGESSFESTCTSLSRSPSQESNLSHSSSFSISFDKEESIKSVSPTKQDEFSKQSEFLTVPGSGHSLSIPGHHHKEMRRSSSEQAPCALPTEVPEIRSKSFDYGSLSTSSRQGEVYSSASAMKERRRGYLVRQASLSVYPEAVLQEQGSELNIKQEHSDQHGSPSPWQGTSSLTGTSHSVSGSDLARSKRCTQPVLGSHQLLQQSISEDSQSEDILQKSPRLLGQLSSDSEASVHEHMSQDVMQSSLQSSLASSAFLPFQTVQFWNPESTQRPKHHLPYQTHQLQKVHIRQPNIQPILQKSHQPLHQIQGQSVSKTDSTSHYSYLLRTSPQNVGAFSTKVLTTSSLFIPQNVSSQPPLPGMMVPVRAQTNVPSYGSVMYTSVSQILATHAQSTTSIRIICSDNASTSSLGMSSKHPVGFNLSKILGHSEGSLQFPLWKVPEPLPGRLNTGIPLSLTSGTISTTDASSSIGGSKRMLSPASSLELFIETKQQKRVKEEKMYGQIVKELSAVELNNSSAPKDSDTCPQPDHLKREDSEDDQERMSSSPPANFPPSKFPVRPTVSHFPDVPPTDSFTPPLQIVTNTSKRAESPEELDVDESTPEASSSPQSMISSSDAQEDLKQGSKIPVNMLVQLAASQSGGAAGSTLLLTDLADVQQFFQFPSLRTTTSVSWCFLNYTKPNYAQTTPLSSVYGSWCVSSYNPNPLSLSTKATLALLRSKQRRNTETYTMAAMYQPGTGKLVSSLLWKQRFEQMKPELMQLDVGKFGKKMKGVNSRERGKEDHGEKEASSKQHEPTRIKIFEGGYKSNEDYVYVRGRGRGKYICEECGIRCKKPSMLKKHIRTHTDVRPYVCKFCNFAFKTKGNLTKHMKSKAHMKKCLELGVSVTSVDDADAEETDATEDVQRDSGKIGMLDSMAKHQFSDADDSDGPEDDGDEVDEDEEDDDDYDGDSTPKTRSRSTSPQPYVIPSHAITAVAASQEAAPELLGSAPKQPLFSYFTSLPSIQITQLMPSERAGEAQMAEYQKLLQGALGEDYKNRLEVPSSMDEDFGLSPEHSSSSFDFSPSRLSSPGCDSSPLREPSPSRRYLSPRRDISPRGRLSPRREASPLRPLSPRRDVFRRDLSPRGDLSPRSHLSPISHAGRPTSPSSRRDLSPRSRHKGIIRPLSPRRGLHHQSGPWTINQHPLGEMNTVSQATGSKSELDMDQRKSCHHQGDVHSTEGPCTNQGLFSHLPLHSQQQLRTPLPMIPIGGIQMVHSVTGLAHPARLPLQKSTSEESSTSEVSFHISEGRRTNSGGSIRGAEDSRQPQEVSASPRSISSVSLSSPQTSREDSKELGETESKQEESIQTCTKAIASLCIASEDPTEKASVEQFHQSHSPTAQQESAQSRPQHFSSSEIRHPLHSGSETVAGHSPAYSAETAEKTPSLLGHGEKPTSTKKDRESTKDYTDNR; from the exons ATGGAGCCACGCGGAACAGACGCCAGCCACAAATGCAGCAAGGAACCACGTGATAAGAATACTCTACAGAGGAAATGGGTCTCTGAGCCCTCTAATGGTACACAAAGAAGCACTTATGCAGAATCGGAGAGTAAAAGACATTTAGACCATGAAAGTTTCCAGAGTGGTGCCAGTGGGACAGGTATTGCAAGTGCTGGAAAGCTGCATTTAAATGCTGTGTCTCAGTCATCTCAAGAAAGTCGATTCTTTCCTCGGTCGTACTCCTACCAGTCGTACCCACAGCAGCCCATGCAGAAACCTATTCTGACTGGTACAAAGCCACAGACTGGTTTGGAGGCCCATGCTTGGCCATTCTCAGGCCAGTTGCAGTCTCTGCCGCCGGATGATATATTTCCTGCTCACTCCCGCAGTCATGGAGTCTTTCCCCGTCAGAAGTCTCCAAGTTTACCTAGTGCTTTTGGCCAGTATTCTCAGTCAAGCTCAGAGCAACAAGAAGAAGGACATAAGAAGGAGCAGAAACCCAAGAAGCCAGGGAAGTACATTTGCCAATACTGTGGACGGGCATGTGCTAAGCCCAGTGTTCTTAAAAAACACATCCGGTCACACACAGGAGAGCGACCCTATCCATGCGGTCCCTGTGGTTTTTCATTCAAAACCAAGAGCAATTTGTATAAACATAGAAAGTCGCATGCCCATGCCATTAAAGCAGGACTCGTTCCTTTCTCTGAGCTGGCTATTCGTACAGACATTGATCAGGCATCTTCAGTTGGTGAGGCAGAGGTACATTCTGATGGAGAGCAAAGTACTGACACTGATGAAGAGACTGCAGAAATAGCAATGTATCCAGAAAAAAGTAGCCCTGTACCCCAGATATCATTTGAGTCTGACAAAAGCACAATAGAAAAGGGCGGAGAACCAGCATatgcagatccagcagaagagcTGGCTATGGCGCCTATGAAAGTGCCTATCTTAATTGTCCCAAAACAGGGGCTTCCATCAACAGCCATAGAGTGCATCCCATTCACAGAAATCAAGGGATCTCATATTGGAGGACAAATGATCAGAGGAGATGAGTCACATACCATCAAACAAAGGCTTGCTTTAAGACTGACTGAGAAAAAGGGCCAGGACTCAGAGCAGTCACTGAATCTGTTAAGTCCACACAGCAAAGGTAGCACAGATTCTGGCTATTTCTCTCGCTCAGAGAGTACTGAGCAACAGATTAGCCCACCTAACACCAATGCAAAGTCATATGAGGAAATAATGTTTGGCAGAACCTGGTATTACAGACCCAGACAACCAAGCACAGTTGGAATGGCTTCTCCTGCCAGTCAGGACCCTCACAACAAGAACTGTGCCATGATGGAGCTGGAAATGGGAAAGATATGGGAAAGAGGTTCTGCAGAATCACAGCTTGCTGCAGGGTGTGACCCTAAGCAGTATCCTGGAGCGCCTTGCCAAAGCAATGCTGGTCTCTTAGAAGCTCCTTCAGAATCAGGGCCACTCATTCGAAGCAACTCAATGCCCACACCTTCTCCAACTAACCTCAATGTACCACCAGGTCTGAGAGTAAGCCATTCATTTGATGAGATGATGTCTCCTGATGATGTATTTTATCCAGCTGGTCTGAGAAGGCTGAGGAGACAGGCTGCTTTCGAGCATGGGGAATCTGAAAACTATGGAAAGATATTAGGTCCTGTTTCAGCCATGAAAGTGGTTGAAAGAGGCCTGGTTATGTCTGAGTTCAAAGGTTCAGGATCAGAGCTTGCTTGTCCATATAGCTCATATGGTACGAAAGTTGGAATGCCAGAGATGACCACACGAAAGCGACGTAAAGAAAAGAGTGTTGGTGATGAGGAGGATTGTGCTGTGCAATATGATGATGCTCAGAGTGGTCCTACTGAAACAGCAGACTTTGATCTAAAACAAGCAAGTCAAGACTCTTCAAGGGCTACTCCAACAGATAAAAGGTCAATGTTTGGTGGTTATAGCCCCTCGGAAAGTTTCGATAAAGGTGCTGGTGTGTGTCCAGAGGGTGTGGCAATTGGTCAAGATCCAGACAGAAAAGCTGCGGGCAATGTTATATCTGTTATTCAACATACAAACTCACTTAGCAGGCCTAGCTCGTTTGAAAAATCAGAGTCAGTTGAACTTCAGAACTACCATCCAGAAAAACTGATTGGTCAGCTCTCTGAGCAGTCTGACACAGAAAACATAGAGGATGTGCAGAGTCCTGAATCACTTGTGAGGTCTGAGAGCATGGAACATCAGCAGCAGGGTGACAGTGAAATGGCATCTGTTGCACCTAACCAGCAATATCATATGCCTCACAAACTAGTACGGCAACCCAACATTCAAGTGCCTGAGATCAGGGTAACAGAAGAGCCTGATAAACCAGAAAAAGAACCAGACGCACCAGCTAAGGAACCAGAGAAACATGTGGAGGAATTCCAGTGGCCACAGAGGAGCGAGACTCTGTCTCAACTCCCAGCAGAAAAGTTGCCTCCAAAGAAAAAACGTCTTCGTCTTGCAGACTTGGAGCACTCATCTGGAGAATCGAGCTTTGAATCCACCTGCACCAGTCTTTCAAGGAGCCCAAGTCAAGAAAGCAACCTGTCCCATAGCTCAAGCTTCTCAATTTCATTTGATAAAGAGGAAAGCATTAAATCAGTGTCACCAACAAAGCAAGATGAGTTCAGTAAGCAATCAGAGTTTCTGACTGTACCAGGGAGTGGTCATTCTCTGTCAATACCAGGCCATCATCACAAGGAGATGCGTCGCTCTTCTTCAGAACAGGCACCTTGTGCTTTACCTACCGAGGTACCAGAAATTCGGAGCAAGTCGTTTGATTATGGAAGTCTTTCAACCTCTTCAAGACAAGGGGAGGTATATTCCAGTGCTTCAGCCATGAAGGAGCGCAGACGTGGATACCTAGTTAGACAGGCATCGCTGAGTGTCTACCCTGAAGCCGTACTTCAAGAGCAAGGCTCTGAGTTGAACATCAAGCAGGAGCATTCTGACCAACACGGCTCGCCATCACCTTGGCAAGGCACCTCATCTCTAACTGGCACATCTCATTCTGTTTCTGGAAGTGACCTAGCAAGATCTAAAAGATGCACGCAGCCAGTTCTTGGATCACATCAGCTGTTGCAACAAAGCATAAGTGaagacagccaatcagaagacATTCTGCAGAAATCTCCTCGCTTGCTAGGGCAACTGTCTTCAGACAGCGAGGCATCAGTACATGAGCACATGAGCCAGGATGTAATGCAGTCCTCGCTTCAAAGTAGCTTGGCTTCGTCTGCCTTTTTGCCATTTCAGACAGTTCAGTTCTGGAATCCTGAATCAACTCAACGACCCAAACATCACCTGCCTTATCAGACACATCAGTTACAGAAAGTACATATCAGACAGCCAAATATACAGCCCATACTTCAGAAGTCCCACCAACCTTTACATCAAATACAGGGACAAAGTGTTTCAAAGACTGATAGCACTAGTCACTATTCATATCTTTTAAGAACCTCCCCACAGAATGTAGGAGCGTTCTCAACAAAGGTGCTCACAACAAGTTCACTTTTCATACCTCAGAATGTCAGTTCCCAGCCACCACTCCCCGGAATGATGGTCCCTGTTAGGGCCCAAACAAATGTGCCATCATATGGTAGTGTTATGTACACAAGTGTTTCACAGATTCTTGCTACTCATGCTCAGAGCACTACGTCTATCAGAATAATATGCTCAGACAATGCATCTACTAGCTCACTGGGCATGTCCTCCAAACACCCGGTAGGGTTCAATTTATCCAAGATATTGGGCCATTCAGAAGGATCTTTGCAGTTCCCACTTTGGAAAGTTCCAGAACCATTACCTGGGAGACTGAACACAGGCATACCATTGTCTTTAACATCCGGGACTATCTCAACTACAGATGCTTCCTCCAGTATCGGAGGGAGTAAGAGAATGCTGTCCCCAGCCAGTAGTCTTGAACTTTTTATTGAAACCAAACAACAAAAACGGGTCAAAGAAGAAAAGATGTACGGCCAAATAGTGAAAGAGCTAAGTGCTGTTGAGCTGAATAACTCGAGTGCACCAAAAGACAGTGACACATGTCCACAGCCTGATCATTTAAAGAGAGAGGACTCAGAAGATGATCAGGAGAGAATGTCCTCATCTCCACCAGCCAATTTTCCACCATCTAAGTTCCCAGTACGCCCCACTGTTTCTCATTTCCCTGATGTGCCACCCACAGACAGCTTTACCCCACCACTCCAGATTGTCACCAACACTTCTAAAAGAGCAGAGTCCCCAGAAGAGCTTGATGTAGATGAATCCACTCCAGAGGCAAGCTCAAGCCCACAGTCCATGATCTCCTCAAGTGATGCTCAAGAAGACCTAAAGCAGGGCAGTAAGATCCCCGTAAACATGCTGGTACAACTTGCCGCTAGTCAGAGTGGTGGTGCTGCCGGTAGCACTCTACTGCTCACTGATCTTGCAGATGTTCAACAGTTTTTTCAGTTTCCAAGTCTCCGCACAACAACGAGTGTCAGCTGGTGCTTCCTGAATTACACCAAGCCAAACTATGCTCAGACAACTCCATTAAGCTCTGTTTATGGCTCTTGGTGTGTCAGCTCCTATAATCCTAACCCACTTAGTCTCAGCACCAAGGCAACTCTGGCACTGCTCCGCTCCAAACAGAGGAGGAACACAGAAACTTATACAATGGCTGCTATGTATCAACCAGGGACTGGAAAACTTGTTTCATCCTTATTGTGGAAGCAGAGGTTTGAACAG ATGAAGCCAGAGCTCATGCAGCTGGATGTTGGCAAGTTTGGGAAGAAAATGAAGGGGGTGAACTCAAGGGAACGAGGAAAAGAGGACCACGGAGAGAAAGAGGCTTCCTCAAAGCAGCATGAGCCCACTCGCATTAAAATATTTGAAGGAGG GTACAAATCCAATGAGGACTATGTTTACGTGAGAGGCAGAGGTCGAGGGAAGTACATCTGTGAGGAATGTGGAATCCGATGTAAGAAGCCAAGTATGCTGAAAAAACATATTCGCACACATACTGATGTGAGGCCATACGTCTGCAAGTTCTGCAACTTTGCTTTTAAGACAAAAG GAAATCTAACAAAACACATGAAGTCTAAAGCCCACATGAAGAAGTGCTTGGAGCTGGGGGTGTCGGTGACATCTGTGGATGACGCGGACGCAGAGGAAACTG atgccaCTGAAGATGTCCAAAGGGATTCTGGGAAGATTGGCATGCTGGACAGCATGGCGAAGCACCAGTTTTCTGATGCTGACGATTCTGATGGACCTGAAGATGATGGAGATGAGGTGGATGAGGATGAAGAAGATGACGATGATTATGATGGTGATTCCACACCAAAGACACGCTCTCGAAGCACAAGTCCACAGCCCTATGTTATCCCCTCACACGCTATCACTGCAGTTGCTGCATCTCAAGAGGCTGCGCCCGAGCTTTTGGGCTCTGCTCCTAAGCAGCCTCTGTTTAGTTACTTCACCAGCCTCCCAAGTATTCAAATCACCCAGCTCATGCCTAGTGAAAGGGCTGGAGAGGCCCAGATGGCGGAATACCAGAAGCTCCTGCAAGGTGCTTTAGGGGAAGACTACAAAAACAGACTGGAAGTGCCTAGCTCCATGGATGAAGATTTTGGCTTATCTCCAGAACACAGCTCATCGTCCTTCGACTTTTCACCTTCTCGACTGTCATCACCTGGCTGCGACTCCTCACCTCTTCGAGAGCCCTCTCCCAGCAGGAGATACTTGTCTCCAAGGCGGGATATTTCTCCACGGGGTCGCTTGTCTCCGAGACGGGAGGCATCCCCCCTCAGGCCACTCTCCCCCCGAAGAGATGTCTTTCGACGGGATCTGTCTCCCAGGGGGGACCTGTCCCCGAGGAGTCACCTTTCACCTATCTCTCACGCAGGAAGGCCAACGTCTCCCTCCAGCAGACGTGATCTGTCACCAAGGAGTCGCCACAAAGGCATAATCAGACCACTGTCTCCAAGAAGGGGTCTACACCATCAAAGTGGTCCTTGGACCATAAACCAGCATCCACTTGGAGAGATGAACACAGTGTCTCAAGCAACTGGAAGCAAGTCAGAGTTAGATATG GATCAACGAAAGAGCTGTCATCACCAAGGAGATGTTCATAGCACCGAGGGTCCCTGCACAAACCAGGGTCTTTTTAGCCACCTCCCTCTTCACTCTCAGCAACAGCTCCGCACGCCATTACCTATGATTCCAATTGGTGGTATCCAGATGGTGCACTCTGTAACAGGCCTGGCCCACCCCGCTCGGCTTCCTCTTCAGAAGAGCACTTCAGAAGAGTCCAGCACCAGTGAAGTGTCCTTCCATATCTCAGAGGGCCGCAGGACAAACAGTGGCGGCAGCATTCGAGGTGCAGAGGATTCAAGGCAGCCTCAGGAAGTGTCTGCGTCCCCCAGGTCCATATCCTCGGTCTCATTGTCCTCTCCACAGACATCCAGAGAAGACAGCAAAGAGCTGGGTGAGACAGAAAGCAAGCAGGAAGAGAGCATCCAGACCTGCACTAAGGCCATCGCTTCTCTGTGCATTGCTTCAGAAGATCCTACAGAGAAAGCTTCTGTTGAGCAGTTCCACCAGTCTCATTCTCCCACAGCCCAACAGGAGAGTGCACAGAGCAGACCTCAGCACTTCAGTAGCTCTGAGATTAGGCACCCCTTACACTCCGGCTCTGAAACAGTGGCAGGCCATTCCCCGGCCTATAGCGCAGAGACAGCGGAAAAAACACCAAGCCTACTGGGCCATGGTGAGAAGCCAACCAGcacaaagaaagacagagagtcaACAAAAGACTACACTGACAACAGGTGA